The segment CTCCAGGGCTGCAGCCGCTGCGGGATTAGGAGTTAATGCTTACTACGATCTTTCCCTGGATAACATAAAATACTTTATAGAGCAGGTGCCGGAAATACAGGAGGTTTCTATAGGCCACGCTTTGATTACTGAAGCTCTTTATTTTGGTCTTGAGGCAACAATTGAAAAATACTTAAATCAATTGCAATCATGATAGAACTACATTCAACAATTGTGGGAGAAGGAAAACCGCTGGTAGTACTTCACGGGTTTTTAGGAATGAGTGATAATTGGAAAACTATAGGCAGTAAATTTGGCGGGGAAGGTTATGAGGTACATTTACTGGACCAGCGAAACCACGGAAGAAGCCCGCATACAGAAGAGATGAATTACAGTGTAATGGCAGAGGATGTGGTGCAGTACTGTAAAACCCGAAATCTTGAAAATATTATACTTCTGGGTCATTCTATGGGGGGCAAAGTAGCTATGCAGGTTGCAGGAGAAAACCCTTCACTGGTGGAAAAACTTATAGTGGTGGATATTAGTCCCAAATATTACTCCCCTCACCACCAAACAATTCTGGAAGGCTTAACTGCCCTGGATAATGAAACTATTACATCCCGGGGGGATGCAGAGGATTTTCTTTCAGATTATATAAAAGATAAAGGAACCCGACTATTTCTTCTGAAGAACCTTTACTGGAAAACAAAGGAAAAACTGGCCTTGAGGCTGAACTTAAAAGTCCTTAAAGAAAAGATAGAAGAAGTGGGAAAAGCTTTGCAATCGGGTGTAAAATATGATAAGCCAAGCCTGTTTATAAAAGGAGCTAAATCTGATTATATAACCGCTGAAGATGAGGATCTTATCCGCCTTCATTTTCCTAACGCCAAAATAGTTACAGTAGCAGGTGCAGGACATTGGGTACATGCAGAAAATATGGAAGAATTTTATAGTAAGGTTATGAGTTTCATTTAGTTAACTTTAAACTTATTATGTATGCATAATAAATAGGGCGACTTTCTTGCGAAATATTTATTTTATCTTAATTTTGATGAGGTGAAATCATTCGCATTTTAATTAAATCCTAAATTTATTATGAAAAAATTATTTTTCCTTACGGCTTTCGCCTTAGCTACGGCTGTGGGTTATGCCGGGGGATACCGTGTGAGTTTGCAGGGACAACGAGCCCTGGCAATGGGACACACAGGGGTGGCAGTTGTTAACAGTGCCGAGCTTGGATTTTTTAACCCCGCAGGTCTTGTTTACCTTGAAAACAAATTAAATGTTTCTGCCGGAGTAAGTGCCGTATTTTCTGATGTGGTATGGCAAAATGAGGAGTTCGGGCAAACTTCACGTACAGACAGCCCGGTGGGAACACCATTCTACCTGTATGCATCCTATAAAGTTAATGACTGGATGGCATTAGGATTAAGTGTCTATACTCCATATGGAAGTGCTGTATCCTGGGAGGATGATTGGGCTTAGTTCTCACCTGGTAAATAACATTGACCTTCAGGCAATATACGTGCAATCAGTAGTTTCTCTAAAGTTTAATGAATACTTAAGTTTTGGTGGTGGTCCCATTTATGTAACCGGGGGCGTTAACTTTAACAGGAATCTAAACCGAACACTAAGTGATCTTGAGGGAAACAGGAGCAATGTCACTGTAGATGCCAGCGGAGTTAGTGCCTGGGGATGGTCTGCCAGTGCACTGTTTTCACCAACAGAAGATTTTAGGATAGGATTTAATTACAGGTCAGAAATTATTCTTGAGGCTGAAGGCGGGGAAGCAACTTTTTCCAATATTCCCAATTCTCCTTTAACTCCCTTTGCAAACACTACTTTTGATGCGTCCTTACCTATGCCTGCTGAATTGAGTTTAGGTCTTTCCTACGAATTCCAGGACAAATGGCTGTTTGCTTTTGATTACAATCAAACCCTGTGGAGCGTATATGAATCCCTGGATCTCAACTTTGCCAATCCAGGTATCCCTGATTCTCAGAATGCAAGAAATTATAAAGATTCTTCAATATACAGGTTCGGTTTACAGTATGAAGCCAGCCAGTTATTCACTTTACGGGCCGGATATTATTTTGATGAATCTCCCGTACAGGAAGGTTATTTCGCCCCGGAAACTCCAAGAAATGACTCTCACGGATTTACAGGTGGATTATCTCTTAATTTAAGTGACAAATTTTCTATTGATGGATCATTCCTCTACATCCGTTTTGCTGAAGTAGATGCTTCATATGACTATTATCTTGAAAACGGGCAGGCAGTGCCTTTTGGAGGAACTTACAAATCCTCTGCTTTTGTCCCTGGAATTGGGGTGACTTATAAATTATAATTTCAATCAAGATCAAACAATGAAAAACTATATAAAATATTTACCTATCCTGGCTCTGGGTTTTACAGCCTGTGAACCGGAACTGGAAAATCCAATTGACGAACCGGGTTTTTACAGCAATGGAGAAGCAGATTTTTCTAACTACGTGGCCCTGGGTAATTCGCTTACTGCAGGCTACGCAGATGGTGCTCTTTACATAACGGGTCAGGAAAACAGCTATCCAAATATCCTTGCCGGGCAATTTGCTTTGGTGCAGGAAACAGGAGAATTTCTACAACCTTTAGTGGCAGACAATACCGGAGGCCTACTTGCTGCCGGAACACAAATAACTTCCAACAGGCGTGTATTGGCCGTAGGTAGCGGTGGAAATCCTTCTCCTGTAGTTTTAAGCGGTACACCCACAACAGACATCGTAAATACACTTTCGGGTCCTTTTAATAACATGGGAACACCCGGAGCAAAAAGTTATCACCTCCTTGCTCCCGGTTATGGAAATCTTTCCGGAGTATCTACAGGAATGGCAAACCCTTATTTTGTTCGCTTTGCATCCTCACCGGAAACTTCGGTACTTGCAGATGCTATTGCTCAAAATCCTACTTTTTTCTCCCTGTGGATAGGAAACAATGATGTACTTAGTTATGCAACTTCTGGTGGAGTGGGAGTAGATCAATCAGGGAATCCCGATCCTTCTACTTATGGTAGCAATGATATTACAGATCCTAACGTTTTTGCAGCTGTATATTCCCAAATGGTAACCGCCTTAACAGGAACCGGGGCAGAGGGAGTACTTATTAATATCCCCGATGTTACTACAGTTCCGTTCTTTACTACGGTTCCAAATAATGCACTTGCTCTTGATGCAGAGACAGCGGCCAGTTTAACAGGATATTTCCAGGCGGTTGCAGGAATCCTTACCCAGGGTTTAATGCAGCAGGGACTACCTGCGGCGCAGGCTCAGGCTTTGGCTTCCCAATATGCCATCACTTTTAATGCCAGTCCTAACTTAGTTTTTAATAGATGTGCTTATTACGTCAACAAACCCTTTGGGCTTCCGTCAAATGACTGAGGAAGAAATGCTTGTGCTTACGATAAATCAGTCTGCTTTGGCAGAAGGTTATGGATCAGTAAGGATCACTCCGGAAGTAATGCAGGTACTTGGAATCCTTCAACAGGGAGGGCAGCCTACCCAGGAACAGGCACAACTGGTACTTAATGGGGTAGACGCTATAGATGATAAGGATGCCTTAGATACAGAGGAGCTGGGTAATATTAAAGCTGCTACTACTGCTTACAACGCTACTATAAAAGCTCTTGCAGAGGCAAATGGTCTTGCATATGTTAATTCTAACGCGCTGCTCACGCAGGTAGCCACAGGAGGGATAGCCTTTGATGCAGGTACTTTGACATCAACCTTTGTAACGGGAGGCGCTTTTTCTCTTGATGGGGTTCACCCAACTCCACGAGGACAGGCTTTAATTGCTAATGAAATTATTGAGCAAATAAATACAGTCTATAATTCAACCGTTCCCAAAGTTAATATCGGGAATTACGGTACTGTTACTTTAAGCAACAACCTGCAGTAGTTTGCAGTAGTTCTATTAATAAAATCATAAAATGAGGGCGCCGGGAACATTTCCGGCGCTTTTTTTTGCAATTTTGTGAAACTTTAAAAGTTTACTATGAAGTTTTTAATTCGCATTCTCCTTACTGCTATTGTAGTTTTTTTGTTGGCCAGGTTCCTTCCGGGAGTCGGTGTAACAGGATATTTAACTGCAATAATTGTAGCGGTTGTGCTGGCAATACTTAACCTGATTGTAAAACCAATTCTCGTGCTGTTCACTTTGCCCGTCACCATCGTTACCTTTGGATTATTCCTGCTTGTAATTAATGCCGTAATTATTCTTCTGGCAGATGCCTTTATAACAGGTTTTAATGTAGATGGGTTTTGGGTGGCACTAATTTTCAGTCTGTTACTGTCAATCGTCCAGTCAATCCTGTTCTCGGTTCTTCCTGAAGATTAGAAGACTGCTGAAATCCAGCAATTTGAAACTTTGTACGCAACTAAAAAATACGTACTTTTGCACTCCAATTTTTATAACAAGTTAAAATGAATATTACCAGAGAGAATATAGATGATTTAAATGCGATAGTTAAAGTTGATATCGCGAAAGAGGACTATAGCGGCAAGGTTGAAAAGATCTTAAAAGATTATCGTAAAAATGCCAATATACCTGGGTTCAGGAAAGGCCATGTTCCTATGGGAATGGTTAAGAAACAATACGGTAAAGCCGTTTTGGTAGATGAGGTAAACAAATTATTACAGGACGCTCTCAATAAATATTTAATCGAGGAAAAGTTGGATGTACTTGGGAATCCGCTTCCAAAGGAACAGGAAAATTTTGACTGGGATCAGGAAACATACAGCTTTGAATTTGAATTGGGACTCTCTCCACAGTTTGATGTTACATTAGAAACAAAGGAGCCTATCACCCATTATAAGATCGTTGCTTATGAGGAAATGATCGATAACCAGATCAAGCATATTCAAAAGCAATATGGAAAATTGGTTTCTAAGGATGTAGTTGAAGAAGGAGATGTGGTAGCAGGTACTTTCACTAATGAAGAAGAAGGAATTGACAGTCAAACTTCACTTCCTTTAGATTCTCTGAATGGTAAAGAAAATCAGGATAAGTTTATAGGGGCGAAGGTTGGTGATACTATAACTCTTAATACTAACGGCTTGTTTGAAGATGATCACAAGTTGATGGATTTTCTTAAGGTAGAGCACGATAAAGCCCATGGCCTTAGTGTAGATGTTACCTTCACTATTTCAGAAGTAAACAGGCAGGAACTTGCAGATCTTGATCAGGAGTTGTTTGATAAGCTCTTCGGAAAAGATGAAGTAAAAAGCGTAGACGAGTTGAAGGAGAAGATCAAGGAGGATGCTGCAAAACAATTCCGCCAGCAAAGCGATCAGCAATTATTAAATGATGTGACTGAAGCGCTTATAGAAAACAACAAATTTGATCTTCCTAAAGAATTCCTTCAGAAGTGGATACAAACAGTAGGGGAAAAACCTTTGACCGAGGAAGAAGCAAAGGAAGAATATGAAAAGAGTGAACAGGGGCTTCGTTTCCAGTTGATTGAAGGAAAAATGATTAGGGAGAACAACCTGGAAGTGAAATTTGAAGATCTTAAATCTTTTACTACCGACAGGATAAAAGAGCAAATGGCCCAGTTTGGTCAAACAGATCCTGAGCAAAAGGAACTGGATGATATTGCTGCCCGCGTTCTTTCAAATCAGGATGAGGTTAAGAGATTATCAGAGCAGTTAATGAATGAAAAACTTCTTGGTTTTTACAAGGAGAATATTAAACTGGAAGAGAAGGAAGTAACTTATGAAGAGTTCGTTAAAGAGATCTATAAGTAGACTTTCTTAAATTTTATACATACCTTTAAGGGCGTTAAACCAACAGGTGTAACGCCTTATTTTACTTAAAAACAGAGATAGGAACGCTATGGATTACGGAAAAGAATTCGAAAAATATGCCACCAAACATCAGGGCATAAATAGCAATTATTACGATAAGATAATTACAAGCATGATGCTTAGTGGGAATGACTCCCAATATTATTGAGGAACGCCAGATGAATGCAGTTGCGATGGACGTTTTCTCGAGATTGATGATGGACAGGATCATATTTCTTGGAACACAGGTTAATGACCAGGTTGCAAATATTATACAGGCTCAAATGTTGTTCCTCGAAAGT is part of the Antarcticibacterium sp. 1MA-6-2 genome and harbors:
- a CDS encoding phage holin family protein, with protein sequence MKFLIRILLTAIVVFLLARFLPGVGVTGYLTAIIVAVVLAILNLIVKPILVLFTLPVTIVTFGLFLLVINAVIILLADAFITGFNVDGFWVALIFSLLLSIVQSILFSVLPED
- a CDS encoding alpha/beta fold hydrolase, whose product is MELHSTIVGEGKPLVVLHGFLGMSDNWKTIGSKFGGEGYEVHLLDQRNHGRSPHTEEMNYSVMAEDVVQYCKTRNLENIILLGHSMGGKVAMQVAGENPSLVEKLIVVDISPKYYSPHHQTILEGLTALDNETITSRGDAEDFLSDYIKDKGTRLFLLKNLYWKTKEKLALRLNLKVLKEKIEEVGKALQSGVKYDKPSLFIKGAKSDYITAEDEDLIRLHFPNAKIVTVAGAGHWVHAENMEEFYSKVMSFI
- the tig gene encoding trigger factor; protein product: MNITRENIDDLNAIVKVDIAKEDYSGKVEKILKDYRKNANIPGFRKGHVPMGMVKKQYGKAVLVDEVNKLLQDALNKYLIEEKLDVLGNPLPKEQENFDWDQETYSFEFELGLSPQFDVTLETKEPITHYKIVAYEEMIDNQIKHIQKQYGKLVSKDVVEEGDVVAGTFTNEEEGIDSQTSLPLDSLNGKENQDKFIGAKVGDTITLNTNGLFEDDHKLMDFLKVEHDKAHGLSVDVTFTISEVNRQELADLDQELFDKLFGKDEVKSVDELKEKIKEDAAKQFRQQSDQQLLNDVTEALIENNKFDLPKEFLQKWIQTVGEKPLTEEEAKEEYEKSEQGLRFQLIEGKMIRENNLEVKFEDLKSFTTDRIKEQMAQFGQTDPEQKELDDIAARVLSNQDEVKRLSEQLMNEKLLGFYKENIKLEEKEVTYEEFVKEIYK